The Saprospiraceae bacterium genome includes a window with the following:
- a CDS encoding acyl-CoA dehydrogenase translates to MEFILTEEQQAVQEAAREFTQKELLSGVIARDRDMIYPKEQVQMMGEMGFLGMMVSPEYGGGGMDTISYVVAMEEISKVDSSVSVIMSVNNSLVCWGLEEYGTEEQKMKYLPRLTSGEWIGSFCLSEPEAGSDATSQRTTAVDMGDYYLLNGTKNWITNGGKSKLHIVIAQTHPEKAHRGINALIVETDWEGVQIGAKEDKLGIRASDTHTIMYNDVKVPKANRIGDDGFGFKFAMKVLSGGRIGIAAQALGIAAGAYELAVKYSKEREAFGKPISQHQAIAFKLADMATEIEAARLLVYRAAWMKDQGLDYTSAAAMAKLFASEVAMKHTVEAVQVHGGYGFVKEYHVERLMRDAKITQIYEGTSEMQRIVISRNILNGQLYEPIWKPENV, encoded by the coding sequence ATGGAATTTATTTTAACTGAAGAACAGCAGGCAGTACAGGAAGCTGCACGTGAATTTACACAAAAAGAACTTTTATCAGGCGTGATAGCTCGGGACAGAGATATGATTTATCCCAAGGAGCAGGTGCAAATGATGGGAGAGATGGGATTTCTGGGTATGATGGTATCCCCTGAGTATGGTGGTGGCGGAATGGATACAATTTCCTACGTAGTGGCCATGGAAGAAATTTCAAAGGTGGACAGCTCTGTTTCTGTTATCATGTCTGTCAATAATTCTCTCGTCTGCTGGGGGCTGGAAGAATACGGTACCGAAGAACAAAAAATGAAATATCTCCCCCGACTGACTTCCGGAGAATGGATTGGTTCGTTTTGTCTCTCTGAGCCGGAAGCAGGCAGCGATGCGACCAGTCAAAGAACCACGGCAGTAGATATGGGCGATTATTATCTGCTGAATGGTACAAAAAACTGGATAACCAACGGAGGAAAATCAAAATTACATATAGTTATAGCACAAACACATCCGGAAAAAGCACATCGAGGTATTAATGCACTTATCGTTGAGACAGACTGGGAAGGTGTTCAGATAGGAGCAAAAGAAGATAAACTCGGTATCCGGGCTTCTGACACCCACACCATTATGTACAATGATGTCAAAGTCCCGAAAGCCAATCGTATCGGCGATGATGGATTTGGTTTTAAGTTTGCAATGAAAGTGCTTTCAGGAGGAAGAATAGGAATAGCAGCTCAGGCATTGGGCATCGCAGCCGGTGCATACGAACTGGCAGTCAAATATTCCAAAGAACGTGAAGCATTTGGCAAACCCATCAGTCAGCATCAGGCTATTGCCTTCAAACTGGCAGATATGGCTACTGAAATTGAAGCAGCGAGATTACTCGTTTACAGAGCAGCGTGGATGAAGGATCAGGGCTTGGATTATACATCCGCAGCAGCTATGGCCAAATTGTTTGCTTCAGAAGTAGCTATGAAACACACAGTTGAAGCAGTTCAGGTGCATGGGGGATATGGTTTTGTAAAAGAGTATCATGTCGAAAGACTGATGCGGGATGCAAAAATCACGCAGATATACGAAGGCACATCCGAAATGCAGCGAATCGTGATCAGTCGCAATATTCTTAACGGTCAATTATACGAACCCATTTGGAAGCCCGAAAACGTTTAA
- a CDS encoding site-2 protease family protein, whose amino-acid sequence MEARKRLSRFITKNSYGNALHLGTYAAIPVRVHWTFGLLLLFATYTAVTTGKGTLQIVGFLTFIFVLFFCVVLHEYGHALAARHFGIKTRDIIISPIGGLARLERLPEKPIQEFYIALAGPLVNVVIGGVLAIFLLLFTGYVKPEVDAFNFDDPVEFIRYIAWINFALFLFNLVPAFPMDGGRVLRSLLAVKLGKLKATHIASTIGRILAVGFVIFGILNQHLILSVIGIFIFMMAGMEFKQVRLMTILKKTKASDLVRSEFTVIHPEDGFHKVIENYTAKQRNFLVFNTGGQIIGALPELFIRDIIKSKKEETKVGSHMTNATSTVSEDISLDELITIMKDKGIAIVSVSDQNNHLKGVIDRNRIEDFMNSKEF is encoded by the coding sequence TTGGAAGCCCGAAAACGTTTAAGCAGATTCATTACAAAAAACAGTTACGGCAATGCCCTGCATTTGGGTACTTATGCCGCTATACCCGTCAGAGTACACTGGACATTCGGTCTTTTATTATTATTTGCAACCTACACGGCTGTTACGACAGGTAAGGGAACGCTACAAATAGTAGGATTTCTGACTTTTATATTTGTATTGTTTTTTTGTGTTGTCCTGCATGAATACGGACATGCTTTGGCAGCCCGGCATTTTGGTATAAAGACCCGGGATATCATCATTTCACCTATCGGAGGATTGGCCAGACTCGAACGACTTCCGGAGAAACCTATTCAGGAATTTTATATTGCTTTGGCAGGTCCATTAGTAAATGTAGTTATCGGAGGGGTACTTGCAATATTTTTATTGCTGTTTACCGGTTATGTAAAACCGGAAGTGGATGCTTTTAATTTTGATGATCCGGTAGAATTTATCAGATACATTGCCTGGATAAATTTTGCATTATTTTTATTCAATCTGGTGCCTGCTTTCCCGATGGACGGCGGCAGAGTGTTACGTTCGCTACTCGCAGTAAAACTCGGCAAACTGAAAGCCACTCACATTGCATCCACCATCGGCAGAATACTTGCTGTCGGATTTGTGATATTTGGCATACTCAATCAACATCTGATTCTTTCTGTTATTGGAATTTTCATTTTTATGATGGCCGGAATGGAATTCAAGCAAGTGCGTTTGATGACGATTCTCAAAAAAACCAAGGCTTCTGATCTTGTCCGATCTGAATTTACGGTAATACATCCGGAAGATGGTTTTCACAAAGTAATAGAAAACTATACTGCAAAACAAAGAAATTTTCTGGTTTTCAACACCGGCGGACAAATCATCGGAGCTTTACCGGAATTATTCATCCGTGATATTATAAAGTCAAAAAAAGAAGAAACTAAAGTGGGCAGTCACATGACCAATGCCACATCTACTGTATCTGAAGATATCAGTCTGGATGAATTGATAACGATTATGAAAGATAAAGGAATTGCGATAGTCAGTGTATCTGATCAGAACAACCATCTCAAGGGTGTGATCGACCGGAACAGAATAGAAGATTTTATGAATAGCAAGGAATTTTGA
- a CDS encoding T9SS type A sorting domain-containing protein, with product MHKYIFITIMLICFCLTIENVRSQSDFNIEFLGDFGCTGVDMIYEDVNYYYTIGYAQKSGKPEVGIMVNNHKKENGKLVHTAYFDVEGAWLGVGARTGVIQIENKLMFGLVGRGILYLLQYDKIQRSISIKDTIIQDSGMYVHDLVLDNEGNMICSYTVAGADQRGVITVFKPDGTKTHYPIDNTGLIWYGGKMYPAENGNWYFVTQWFPALNDHSLVVAELDSAFNVLWTWQSPWADRIYSAKYILPIADNQLLIMANGDDHDSIKNTIAYVQWIYRFDLKSRQVLWRRHYGYPASRTITHGGQIVRSHQDSAYLMCTTAVLAGSTRDNYVLAGRAAKFRDNGDAVWSKDYVYHSEDGNTNDFVSMMPTQDGNYLLGGYILSTKCLSWLVKIDEDGRILPLDTTSSSEEYIEIDRTKRIKIYPNPVSDILYISQNETANVHYTLIDMQGLTIKSIFVSGADTEIMWDVSQVPQGMYVLRMEQEGRLLGSRRVVKK from the coding sequence ATGCATAAATATATTTTTATTACAATCATGCTCATTTGCTTTTGTCTCACTATTGAAAATGTGCGGTCTCAGTCCGATTTCAATATTGAGTTTTTAGGAGATTTTGGCTGTACAGGCGTCGATATGATATATGAAGATGTTAACTATTATTATACGATAGGTTATGCCCAGAAATCAGGAAAACCAGAGGTAGGAATTATGGTGAATAATCATAAAAAGGAAAACGGAAAATTGGTACATACTGCTTATTTTGATGTGGAAGGTGCATGGCTCGGTGTTGGAGCACGTACCGGTGTGATTCAAATAGAGAATAAACTTATGTTTGGGTTAGTAGGCAGAGGTATTCTTTATTTGTTACAATATGATAAAATTCAAAGATCAATTAGCATAAAGGATACAATAATTCAGGATAGCGGTATGTATGTACATGATCTTGTACTGGATAATGAGGGTAATATGATATGCTCATACACCGTAGCAGGTGCGGATCAAAGAGGCGTCATTACTGTCTTTAAACCGGACGGAACAAAAACCCACTACCCTATTGATAACACAGGATTGATATGGTATGGTGGTAAGATGTATCCGGCTGAAAACGGGAATTGGTATTTTGTCACACAGTGGTTTCCTGCACTTAATGATCATAGTCTGGTAGTGGCAGAATTGGATAGCGCATTCAATGTACTCTGGACTTGGCAGTCACCGTGGGCTGATCGTATCTATTCGGCAAAATACATTTTACCAATAGCAGATAATCAATTATTGATAATGGCTAATGGAGATGATCATGATTCAATAAAGAATACAATAGCATATGTTCAATGGATTTATCGGTTTGACCTGAAGAGTCGTCAGGTGCTCTGGCGCAGGCATTATGGCTACCCTGCCAGCAGGACTATCACGCATGGAGGGCAGATAGTACGCTCACATCAGGATAGTGCGTATCTGATGTGTACGACTGCTGTACTGGCAGGCTCCACCCGGGACAATTATGTACTTGCCGGACGTGCCGCAAAATTCAGAGACAACGGAGATGCCGTCTGGAGTAAAGACTATGTATATCATAGTGAAGATGGCAATACCAATGATTTTGTATCTATGATGCCTACTCAGGATGGAAATTACTTATTGGGCGGATATATACTCTCGACAAAGTGCCTGAGCTGGCTGGTCAAAATAGATGAAGATGGACGAATATTACCATTAGATACTACATCTTCATCAGAAGAGTATATTGAGATCGACCGGACAAAAAGAATTAAGATATATCCCAATCCGGTGTCTGACATCCTGTATATAAGCCAGAATGAGACAGCCAATGTACACTATACACTGATAGATATGCAGGGACTGACCATAAAATCTATATTTGTAAGTGGAGCTGATACAGAGATCATGTGGGATGTGTCTCAGGTTCCCCAGGGTATGTATGTTCTGAGAATGGAGCAGGAAGGCAGATTGTTGGGTAGCAGGAGAGTGGTGAAGAAGTAG
- a CDS encoding LD-carboxypeptidase: MDRRSFGKLVVLTPAMGSILLEESNASSCISQKMIKPPALKKGDKVGLIAPGSPIQPEKFQNAVTNLENLGLVPVYTETVFKRNGYLAGTDQERLDDLHKMIADTDVKAVWCLRGGYGCTRLLPMLDYKLIRKNPKIIIGYSDVTALLLAIHQKTGLITFHGPVAISNIFTPYSAITVESVLFGNTTIPLKIPYTEQSDQKFQQDIYTITKGVASGILTGGNLSLLVALIGTKYAPTYKNKIVFIEDVGEKPYRIDRMLTQMIQATDISKAAGIILGVFHDCEAKESDLSFTLKKTISEKLSQLNIPCFYGFSFGHVSDICTFPIGTGATMDAQKFTIELEQQSVKV, from the coding sequence ATGGACAGAAGGTCTTTCGGTAAACTTGTTGTTTTAACACCCGCAATGGGTTCTATATTACTGGAAGAAAGTAATGCATCATCCTGTATTTCACAAAAAATGATAAAACCACCTGCACTTAAAAAAGGAGATAAAGTCGGACTGATAGCACCCGGAAGTCCCATACAGCCTGAAAAATTTCAAAATGCCGTCACCAATCTTGAAAACCTGGGATTAGTGCCGGTTTATACTGAAACCGTTTTTAAAAGGAACGGTTATCTTGCCGGTACGGATCAGGAAAGGCTCGATGATCTGCACAAAATGATTGCAGATACGGATGTAAAAGCTGTGTGGTGTCTGAGAGGCGGTTATGGTTGCACCAGATTGCTACCGATGCTGGATTATAAACTGATTCGTAAAAATCCAAAGATTATTATTGGTTATAGCGATGTAACTGCGTTATTGCTGGCGATTCATCAGAAAACGGGATTGATAACGTTTCATGGACCGGTAGCTATCTCCAATATTTTTACCCCATATTCTGCCATAACAGTAGAATCTGTTTTATTTGGAAATACGACTATACCACTTAAAATCCCTTATACTGAACAATCTGATCAGAAATTCCAACAGGATATATATACCATTACCAAGGGTGTTGCTTCCGGCATTTTGACCGGTGGAAACTTATCGCTTCTCGTCGCACTGATCGGTACCAAATATGCTCCGACATATAAAAATAAAATAGTTTTTATCGAAGATGTGGGAGAAAAGCCCTACCGGATAGACCGGATGCTGACACAAATGATTCAGGCTACGGATATCAGTAAAGCGGCAGGAATCATCTTGGGTGTATTTCATGACTGTGAAGCTAAAGAAAGTGATCTTTCATTTACTCTCAAAAAAACCATCTCTGAAAAACTGAGCCAACTCAATATACCCTGCTTTTATGGATTTAGTTTCGGTCATGTATCAGATATCTGCACCTTTCCAATCGGAACAGGCGCAACAATGGATGCGCAGAAATTTACAATTGAACTTGAGCAACAATCTGTGAAGGTTTAA
- a CDS encoding DUF3820 family protein has translation MEQKPDPTILTDIVRTRMPYGKYKGTIIRNIPVFYLEWMSTQGFPEGRLGMLLSTVFVIKTNGLDHLLDRIKP, from the coding sequence ATGGAACAAAAACCGGATCCGACGATTTTGACAGATATTGTGCGAACACGCATGCCTTACGGAAAATATAAAGGCACCATCATCAGAAATATTCCGGTATTCTATCTGGAATGGATGTCCACACAGGGATTTCCGGAGGGGAGACTGGGCATGTTGCTTTCCACAGTGTTTGTCATTAAAACCAATGGACTGGATCATCTACTGGATCGTATAAAACCATAG
- a CDS encoding type IIA DNA topoisomerase subunit B → MSAVLYTEDNIKSLDWKEHIRLRPGMYIGKLGDGSSQDDGIYILLKEVVDNCIDEFVMGNGKSVDIKIENGRVFIRDYGRGIPLGKVVDCVSKINTGGKYDSKAFKKSVGLNGVGTKAVNALSSYFRVQSFRDGESKLAEFTKGELVTDQKISKTTEPNGTLIEFNADDTIFKNYKFRSEYVENQLWNYAYLNAGLKLNYNGKTLVSKNGLLDLLERKTNVENLLYPIIHLVGEDIEIALSHSTQYGEEYYSFVNGQNTTQGGTHLAAFREAIVKTLREFYNKPFDSRDVQTSIVAALSIKIEEPVFESQTKTKLGSQNMSPENAPTIRSFVIDFLKTNLDNYLHKNKEVADALLRKIQQSERERKEIADIKKIANQRAKKANIHNKKLRDCRAHLTDGKKTEDEFKLASTIFITEGDSASGSITKARNVMTQAVFSLRGKPLNCFGMTKKVVYQNEELNLLQHALDIEDGIENLRYNRVVIATDADVDGMHIRLLLLTFFLQFFPDLVKHGHLFILDTPLFRVRDKQKTYYCYSEQEKQEAIKNLRGKPEITRFKGLGEISPNEFEDFIGDNIRLEPVILGEKTKIEDLLSYYMGKNTPERQVFIIENLKFELDQIMSEEEVIDIIPVEAE, encoded by the coding sequence ATGAGTGCAGTATTATATACAGAAGACAATATCAAAAGCTTAGACTGGAAAGAGCATATCAGACTCAGACCGGGCATGTATATCGGAAAGCTCGGTGATGGTTCTTCGCAGGATGACGGCATTTATATTCTTCTCAAAGAAGTAGTGGACAATTGCATCGATGAATTTGTCATGGGAAATGGCAAAAGCGTCGATATCAAAATCGAAAATGGAAGGGTTTTTATCCGCGATTACGGGAGGGGAATTCCATTGGGAAAAGTGGTGGATTGTGTATCCAAAATCAATACAGGCGGAAAATACGATTCCAAAGCTTTTAAGAAATCAGTCGGTTTGAACGGTGTAGGTACCAAGGCTGTCAATGCATTGTCCAGTTATTTCAGAGTGCAGTCTTTTCGGGATGGCGAGTCAAAACTGGCAGAGTTTACAAAAGGTGAATTGGTCACAGATCAGAAAATTTCCAAAACTACAGAACCCAACGGCACTTTAATAGAGTTTAATGCAGACGATACTATTTTTAAAAATTATAAGTTTCGTTCGGAGTATGTAGAAAATCAACTCTGGAATTACGCATATCTCAATGCAGGCCTGAAGTTGAATTACAACGGCAAAACGTTGGTTTCAAAAAATGGTTTGCTGGATTTGCTGGAACGAAAAACGAATGTTGAAAACCTGCTTTACCCGATCATCCATTTAGTTGGGGAAGATATCGAAATAGCGCTGTCGCATAGTACACAATACGGAGAAGAATATTATTCATTTGTCAATGGGCAGAATACGACGCAAGGCGGTACGCATCTCGCTGCTTTCAGAGAAGCGATCGTCAAAACGCTGCGGGAATTTTATAATAAACCCTTTGACTCAAGAGACGTACAGACTTCTATCGTGGCGGCTTTGAGTATAAAAATAGAAGAACCGGTATTTGAGTCGCAGACGAAAACCAAACTGGGGTCTCAGAATATGTCACCTGAAAATGCACCGACTATCCGATCATTCGTGATCGATTTTCTCAAAACCAATCTGGACAACTATCTCCACAAAAACAAAGAAGTTGCTGATGCTCTTTTGAGAAAAATTCAGCAATCTGAGAGAGAAAGAAAGGAAATAGCGGATATCAAAAAAATCGCTAATCAGCGGGCAAAAAAGGCCAATATTCATAATAAAAAATTGCGTGATTGTCGTGCCCATCTTACGGACGGGAAAAAAACCGAAGATGAATTCAAATTAGCGAGCACCATATTTATTACGGAAGGAGATTCGGCCAGTGGGTCCATTACCAAAGCAAGAAATGTGATGACGCAGGCTGTATTCAGTTTGCGGGGAAAGCCGCTCAATTGTTTTGGTATGACAAAAAAAGTAGTATATCAGAATGAAGAACTGAATCTGCTTCAACATGCATTGGATATCGAAGATGGCATTGAAAATCTGAGGTATAACCGTGTCGTAATCGCTACAGATGCCGATGTGGATGGTATGCACATCAGGCTTTTGCTGCTCACTTTTTTCCTGCAGTTTTTTCCTGATCTGGTCAAACACGGGCATCTGTTTATCTTAGACACACCATTATTCAGGGTACGCGATAAGCAGAAAACTTACTATTGTTACAGCGAACAGGAAAAGCAGGAAGCCATTAAAAATCTGAGAGGCAAACCGGAGATTACCCGATTTAAAGGATTGGGTGAAATATCTCCGAATGAATTTGAAGATTTTATAGGAGATAATATCCGGCTGGAACCTGTCATCCTGGGTGAGAAAACCAAAATCGAAGATCTCCTGTCTTATTATATGGGCAAAAACACGCCGGAACGTCAGGTATTTATCATTGAGAATCTGAAATTTGAGTTGGATCAGATCATGAGCGAAGAAGAAGTAATCGACATCATTCCTGTTGAAGCTGAATAA
- a CDS encoding bifunctional phosphoglucose/phosphomannose isomerase, with protein sequence MMDQLIKQFPAQLREALETSHEIEIRKAEFPIFKVFVAGMGGSGIGGDYVSEIISDECAVPYIVKKSYDIPAWIDKNTLAIVSSYSGNTEETVSALNQLKSTGAKIVCISSGGKILDIARTNQLDIIQLPAGQPSPRACLGYSLVAQLILLNKLGLIGRQIIENIKTSADLLKFEQEEIKLKAERIAQLLLNKTVIIYSADKTEPIALRWRQQINENSKMLSWHHSIPEMNHNEIVGWKNANEQLAVVFLRNKDDNKRVITRTDFVKKLLTKYTNSIVEVYSKGQSRTEKMMYLTHLGDWISWYLAVGSGVNASEIDVINQLKDILAKSEI encoded by the coding sequence ATGATGGATCAATTAATCAAACAATTTCCGGCGCAACTCAGAGAAGCATTAGAGACCTCCCATGAAATCGAAATCAGAAAAGCTGAATTTCCGATCTTTAAAGTGTTTGTAGCAGGAATGGGCGGCTCAGGTATCGGCGGTGATTATGTTTCAGAAATTATCAGTGATGAGTGTGCGGTTCCCTATATAGTAAAAAAGAGCTATGATATACCTGCATGGATAGATAAAAATACCCTCGCAATAGTGTCTTCTTATTCTGGAAATACTGAAGAAACAGTGAGTGCTCTGAACCAACTGAAAAGTACAGGTGCAAAAATTGTTTGCATTTCATCCGGTGGAAAAATACTGGATATAGCCCGAACAAACCAACTGGATATCATTCAGCTTCCTGCCGGTCAGCCATCGCCACGTGCTTGTCTGGGTTACTCGTTGGTAGCACAATTAATTCTTTTAAATAAGTTGGGTTTAATAGGTCGGCAAATTATTGAAAACATTAAAACTTCTGCTGACCTTCTTAAATTCGAACAGGAAGAAATTAAGCTGAAGGCAGAAAGAATTGCCCAGCTTTTGCTTAACAAAACAGTCATAATTTATAGCGCTGATAAAACGGAACCCATAGCTTTGAGGTGGCGTCAGCAAATCAATGAAAACAGCAAAATGCTTTCGTGGCATCATTCCATACCGGAAATGAATCACAATGAGATTGTAGGTTGGAAAAACGCCAACGAACAATTGGCCGTTGTCTTTCTGAGAAACAAAGATGACAACAAACGTGTTATTACAAGAACAGATTTTGTAAAGAAGCTGCTTACCAAATATACGAATTCTATTGTGGAAGTATATTCCAAAGGGCAATCACGTACCGAAAAAATGATGTATCTGACACATTTGGGAGACTGGATTAGCTGGTATCTGGCCGTTGGTTCGGGGGTAAATGCTTCAGAAATAGACGTTATCAATCAATTGAAAGATATCCTTGCAAAGTCCGAAATTTAA
- a CDS encoding YraN family protein: MSKQQKIGKIGEDAATIYLISQGYQILERNWRFSRAEIDIIAKDGAVLVFVEVKAKSYTFFGSPEESISTYKENLIIDAAGRYMEQINHDWEIRFDIVSIVFDKNLVPDIRHYKDAFYPGM, translated from the coding sequence ATGTCAAAACAACAGAAAATAGGCAAAATTGGCGAAGATGCCGCTACGATCTATCTCATCAGTCAGGGATATCAGATTCTGGAACGCAACTGGAGATTCAGCCGTGCAGAAATAGATATTATTGCTAAAGACGGAGCAGTATTGGTTTTTGTGGAAGTCAAAGCAAAATCATACACTTTTTTTGGTTCGCCGGAAGAAAGTATTTCCACTTATAAAGAAAATCTCATTATTGATGCTGCCGGCAGGTACATGGAACAAATAAATCATGATTGGGAAATCAGATTTGATATTGTTTCTATTGTATTTGATAAAAATCTGGTTCCGGATATCCGGCATTATAAAGATGCTTTTTATCCCGGAATGTGA
- a CDS encoding ABC transporter permease, whose translation MNLTFTIARRYLLSKKSTNAINIITWISVIGMSIGTAALILILSVFNGFEGLLSGMLNSFNPDLKVTLIEGKYISKDSIDNDAILQIKGVDKISYTLEETSFFSYKGSQEVGIIKGVDKNFEYVTRIDSMLLMGQFKLEDEQINYCVLGSGINTKLSVNPSDPLTPVTAYMYSRFPKGPLGKDFKTMSVYPSGVFSVGSDVDMAYILVSFDAVNHLLDMEDHFSAIELRLSSPSDEKFVTKELIKILGDKFEIRNRYQQDEGFLKIMNIEKWVSYLIACLTLLIIAFNLVGSLWMIVLEKKKDISILKSMGYTTKGINSIFLLVGMLISGIGLFIGFLLAIMLYLLQKYYGLISIPEGFLIDAYPVELKYSDFLIVTVTVLAIGYIASILPSVRAGKISAFVRQE comes from the coding sequence ATGAATTTAACCTTTACGATTGCAAGGAGATACCTGCTCAGTAAAAAAAGTACAAATGCCATCAATATCATCACCTGGATTTCCGTGATTGGCATGTCTATTGGCACAGCAGCACTCATCCTTATATTGTCTGTTTTTAATGGTTTTGAAGGATTGCTGTCCGGAATGCTCAATAGTTTTAATCCCGATTTGAAAGTTACATTGATTGAAGGAAAATATATCAGCAAAGACAGTATAGATAACGACGCCATTTTGCAGATAAAAGGAGTGGATAAAATTTCTTATACCCTGGAAGAGACATCCTTTTTTTCATATAAAGGTTCGCAGGAAGTAGGAATAATCAAAGGTGTGGACAAAAATTTTGAATATGTCACGCGTATAGATTCTATGTTATTGATGGGGCAATTCAAACTGGAAGATGAACAAATCAACTATTGTGTATTGGGTTCCGGTATCAATACCAAACTATCAGTCAATCCCAGTGACCCGTTGACGCCGGTGACGGCATATATGTATTCCAGATTTCCCAAAGGACCGTTGGGCAAAGACTTTAAAACAATGTCGGTGTATCCTTCGGGTGTATTTTCTGTGGGTAGTGATGTAGATATGGCATACATTCTTGTGAGCTTTGATGCAGTTAATCATCTCTTAGATATGGAAGATCATTTCAGTGCCATTGAACTAAGGCTTTCTTCGCCTTCAGATGAAAAATTTGTAACAAAGGAACTGATAAAAATCCTGGGCGATAAATTTGAAATCCGCAACAGATATCAGCAGGACGAAGGTTTTCTGAAGATTATGAATATAGAAAAGTGGGTCAGCTACCTGATAGCATGTCTGACCTTACTGATCATAGCCTTTAATCTGGTGGGATCACTCTGGATGATTGTACTTGAAAAGAAAAAAGATATTTCCATTTTAAAATCGATGGGATATACTACAAAAGGAATCAATTCTATCTTTCTTCTGGTTGGGATGCTGATTTCCGGGATCGGATTATTTATTGGTTTTTTATTGGCCATTATGCTCTACTTGCTTCAAAAATATTATGGTTTGATTTCCATACCGGAAGGCTTTCTGATTGACGCATATCCCGTTGAACTCAAATATTCAGATTTTTTAATAGTTACTGTTACGGTTCTGGCCATCGGATATATAGCATCGATATTACCATCCGTCAGAGCAGGTAAAATATCTGCATTTGTCCGTCAGGAATAA